The DNA sequence CCACGCGCGAAAGCGCGCTGGTCGCCGTCGAGAAGCTGCTGGCAGAGCACCGCGAGAAGGTCAGGGCGATGCGCGAGTATTCGCCGTCAGGTTTTTCCTCGGCTGGATGGGACATGCAGGAGCATCCCGGCGACCGCTGGCTCAACAAGGTGGACGTCATCGAGGTCAAAGAGTGGACCGTGACGGAGGGGAAGCCGTGATCGTGTGCGTGACCTGCAACCGCGTCATGGTGTCGCTGAACGACACGTCGACGGCGTGGATCAAGCAGACGAAGAAGGAGCACCCCTGCACCATCGTCCGCTGCCCGCTCTGCGGCACCGTCGTCGCCGACGTCAACCGAGGCATCGAGAAGCACGCCGAGGAACCGTGGCCGGGGGACTTGGCGCTCGACCTACCCCACGACGAGGAGCACCTGTGACCAATGCACCGCCTCTGATCTACGTCGCTGGCCCGTACCGCGCCGCGACAACGTGGCAGATCGATCGAAACATCACGAACGCCCGCGTGTGGGGCGCGAAGTTGGCGGGGTGGGGCGCGTACCCCGTCATCCCGCACAGCAACACCGCGCACATGGACGGCGTCGCCGACGACTCGCTGTGGCTCGCCGGGACGATGGAACTTCTGCGCCGCTGCGACGGCGCGATCTTCATCGAGGGCTGGCTGGATTCTTCGGGCGCGAAGCAAGAGTGGGCCGAGGCGTCGCGCTTGAACTTGCGGCGCGTGGATGCGCGCAGCCTGTCCGAGTCTGACATCGAGGAATGGGTCAAGGACGTGCGAAAGACGAAGAAGGTGACGCCGTGACCAGCACCACCCCGCGCCCCTGCGCCGGATGCAGCCGCGACCTCGGCTACGTCATGCACACGC is a window from the Pseudomonadota bacterium genome containing:
- a CDS encoding DUF4406 domain-containing protein — translated: MRDLQPRHGVAERHVDGVDQADEEGAPLHHRPLPALRHRRRRRQPRHREARRGTVAGGLGARPTPRRGAPVTNAPPLIYVAGPYRAATTWQIDRNITNARVWGAKLAGWGAYPVIPHSNTAHMDGVADDSLWLAGTMELLRRCDGAIFIEGWLDSSGAKQEWAEASRLNLRRVDARSLSESDIEEWVKDVRKTKKVTP